Genomic DNA from Sporosarcina sp. ANT_H38:
GACATATCGTTTATTCGTAACTATGTCACCAAGGAATTGGTTCAGCAGGAAGATTTATATCTCTTTGAAAAGAAAGGCAGCAACTATCAAATTACCACTAAAGATTATGAAAATGTAAGAAATCAACTAGTCTCCATGCGCGTAAACGGTGGTTTTCCCTATATTGTAGTTGAAAACGGGGATTACTTGCGAAATGGAGAACTGTATTTAGTGCATAAATATGAAGGAACAGAACTGGATTTGAAGTATTTAGAAAGTGTTCTACCTTATATTTATCAATTATGGGGACGGATTGTCCATCTTGAAACGTATGTAGAAAATTTACAAGTTGTTTATTCGTTTGATCGGAATAAGGTGTATCGCCGTTATGTGTAGGTGACTGTACTCTAAATGATACCTAAACAATGTGGCAATTATGTGATTTTAAATGTTGCAATAAATAGCATATATCCCGCAATCGGATTTTCGATTGTGGGATATTTTGTTATAATGAAAAAGAGGTTATTACGCAAATCTTGAAGAACATCTTTGGATGAATGAAAACATAGAATTACCCGTTTTATTAATACAGAAAATATTATTCTGAAGATTGTGATATTATTTAGTAAATATGTTAGAATAACAGTTAGAATTATATTTGGTTCAAAAACGGGGAGGGATATAGATGCCGAATTCTTGTGTATTGCATGAAGATAAGGGTCTGATGACTGGAAATGCATATGTTGAAAAACTTATTTTCAGTTTGACAAAAAGTGGAGTAATTCTGAATGCAAGTAGAGATTTTTGTACTATTTCGGTGGAAAAAATCCCTTCTATAATTGGTACGTCAATCTATGAATTTGTTCATGAAGATGATCGCCCGTTGTTCATCGAACGAATCAATGAATCCTATGGTGCAAGTTTGATTCCGTTTACTTTCAGATTCACTAAAAGCAAATGGAGCTTTTTGCCGTTTTATGTGAATATGTGCAGTTGGATTTCACATAACGAAGTACATATACAAGCAATTCCAATTTTTGAAACGTCCGCCTATACATCTGTTGAACGTGCGTTAATTGATAAAGAAATTACGGTATTTGACATTACGGATGGTGCTGCAATCAATTATACTTTTGACGGAACTGTTACTGGCGTTAACGACGCTTATGTTGAGTTGTTTGGATGGACAAAAGAAGAGCTAGAAGGGAAGGAAGCTTCGATAATTCCTGATTTTCTTTTGTACGAATTTATAGAAATTAAGGAGCGACTAGAGAATGGTGAAAAAGTAGTCCAATTGAACACTGTACGAATAACGAAAAATGGACTAATGCTTCCAGTTAATATCAAGGTTTTGGCAGATTATGATGACGATGGAATGGTTCGGAGCGTTTTCGCACTTTTGAGAAAGCTTGAGGAAACACTTGAAATGAAAGCGTTTGTCGAAAAGCAATTGGGTAATATTTTGCAACAGGAAGTATTAATAAAGGATATTACGAGAAATTCGGAATTTGGAATTTGTCAATTTGATGTTGAAAAGGGGATGTACCTCTACGTAAGTCCTGGAATAGAACGACTTATCGGTATTCCAGTTTTAGACTTAATGAAAGATCCTGCACTGTTTGTCTCAACATGTCATCCAGATGATAAAATAGAATTGTTTCGTTTTTATGAAGAGTTATCTAAAGAAACGACCGAAATTGAGTATCGCGTGGTAAATAAGGATGAAAAAATTTGCTGGATTCGAACAAAGATTACCCCTGTTATTGATGGAGTGGGAGAAGTAATGAGGTATGTTTCAATTACACAGGATATTTCTAAACTAAAAATGCAAGATGAGCTTCTTAGAAAGTGGGACATGCTTCACATTGTTGGACAATTATCTGCAAGCTTTGCTCATCAAGTAAGAAATCCATTAACAACTATAAAAGGGTTCATTCAATTACTTCCAATGGGTCCAGAAAATACGTTTGGTTCGATTATGACAGAAGAGCTTAGTAAAATTGAATTGATAATAGAAGAATTTCTTCAACTTGCAAAACCGAGTAACGGAACGGGGTTCACAACTACATCCATATATAACGAAATAACTCGAACCATTGCATTGATGGAAAAAGAAGCAATGCTGAATAATATATCATTCAATATGAAACTTAATGCTAAAGATCAATTCATACATTGTGAATCAAAGCAAATCCAGCAAGTGTTCATTAATTTAATGAAAAATTCTATAGATGCAATGCCGAACGGTGGAGTAATAACGATAAGTACAGTAGCTGCGGAAGGTAGAGTTGTTAAAGTTACCCTCTCAGATACTGGTATTGGAATTCCACCGGAACGTCTCAGTAAACTGGGCGAGCCGTACTATTCACTGAAAGAGAAAGGAACGGGTCTAGGCCTAATGGTTAGCTATAAAATTATTGAAAACCATCATGGATCTATTCAATTCAAAAGTAAAGAAGGTTTTGGAACTACTGTAGAGATCAGTCTTCCGATAAGTGTCCCTGCTAGTTGAAACGCTTTTGGTTACCTACAGATCTAACAAGACTGACGGACTTTCATTCCATTATGTCGCTTAATCTGATATTCTTATATAAGATTAAGCGAATCGGTGAAGAACGCATGCTTTTGAAAACTAAACCAACAGTAAGCACCATTATCCGGTGCTTTTTTCTTTGATATATAGTTAGGAGATGGTCCAAATCGAAAAAGCTTTATCGATATTGACAACATATTTCGGATATCCTTCATTCAGAACGGGGCAGGAGCAAGTTATCCGAAGCGTTATGAGCTATCAGGATACGCTTTGTGTCATGCCGACTGGGGGAGGGAAATCTGTTTGTTATCAGGTGCCCGCACTTGTGATGGAAGGCACTGTTCTTGTTATTTCACCCCTTATTTCATTAATGAAAGATCAGGTCGATGCGCTCCATCAGGCAGGAATTCCGGCGGCATACATTAATAGTTCAATGTCATCTGAGGAATATTTTGAAACGATGGAAAGAGCAGTACTAGGTGAATACCAGCTTCTTTACGTAGCGCCAGAGCGACTGGATTCGCCGTCTTTCAAAAACCAGTTGCGCCGAATGACAGTTCCGATGGTGGCAATCGATGAGGCGCATTGTATTTCGCAATGGGGACACGATTTCCGCCCAAGTTACCGCAATATAAGCAGTATCGTTTCTTTGTTTGATAAAAAACCGGTCCTACTTGCACTCACAGCTACCGCTACACCGGCTGTCCGAGAAGATATTTGCCGACAGCTTGGGATTAGAGAAGACAATACGGTTATGACTGGTTTTGAACGGGCAAATCTTACTTTTTCAGTAGTTAAAGGTCAGGACCGTGAGAAATTCGTCAAAGAATATGTCAGGAAAAATGAAGGGGAAGCGGGTATCATTTACGCTGCCACACGAAAAGCGGTTGATCATGTTCATGATATCCTTCAGAAAAGTGGCGTGTCAGTTGCTAAATACCATGCAGGACTTGGCGATATTGAACGCCAGTCTGGACAAGACCGCTTTTTAAATGATGAAGCTTCTGTGATGGTTGCCACGAATGCATTTGGTATGGGAATTGATAAATCTAATATCCGTTATGTTATTCATTACCAGATGCCGAAAAATATGGAAAGTTATTATCAGGAGGCAGGACGTGCGGGAAGGGACGGGCTAGACAGTGCTTGTACTGTGCTCTTTTCATCACAGGACGTCCAGACGCAACGTTTTCTAATTGATCAATCACAAGACCCGAATAGAATTCCAGCAGAGCTTGAAAAATTACAGTCGATGATTGACTACTGCCATACGGAAACATGCCTTCAGAAATTCATTATTTTGTATTTCGGAGAGACAGATGTGAAGAACTGTGGCCGCTGTGCAAATTGTACAGACACACGTGAAAGTACGGATGTGACTGAAGACGTTCAAAAAGTATTGTCATGCGTTATTCGAATGGGACAACGATTCGGCAAGGCAATGATTGCACAAGTATTAACAGGATCCAGAAATAAAAAAGTGATTGAATTTGGATTCGATAAATTAACGACATATGGTTTAATGAAAGGGCGCAGTGCCAAAGATATTTCCGATTTCATCGAATTCATTATTTCGGAAAGTTATCTTGGTGTAGAAAATGGCCAATTTCCAACCATTTACGTTAGTGAACAGGGGAAAGACGTACTGACCGGCAAAGTGGTTGTCAATCGAAAAGTGACTGTTATAACAATGCAAGTTGCAAATGATGATCCGCTATTCGACCAGCTTCGTGCACTGCGTATGAAACTTGCTCAAGAAGCCGGTGTACCACCGTTCGTCGTATTTTCAGATAAAACGTTACGTGATATAGCAGCAAGAATGCCAGTTACAAATGATGATTTCCTCGAAGTAAGTGGTGTCGGTCTTGCGAAGTTGGAAAGATATGGGGAACCGTTTATGGAAGAAATTAAGAACTTCCAGACGCAAAACGTTTGATATTAATGTGAATAAAAGAGGCAGGTACTATCTCAAATCGAGATGGTGCCTGCCTCTTCTTAATGAAGGATAATACATTGCAGCTTTAATTATGTACGGTAACCCTATTCAAGTTGGCCTTCTTTTCTGTCCTATTGCATAATGCAACAAGGGCGTAGACGATCGGTGTATCCAGTATTGCGACGATGAATTTGAAAATATATTGACTGAAAATCATTCCAATTAGTATGCTTAACGGCATTGTGCCATAAAAAGCAATTGAAATAAAAATTGTTGTATCAACGAGCTGGCTCACCATCGTGGAAGCATTATTTCGAACCCACAATTTCTTTGTGCCGTGTCGTTTTTTCAGTTTGTCAAAAATGATTACATCTAAGTTCTGGCTAATCAAATAAGCGACCAAACTGGCGATTGTCACTCTGAAGCCTGCGCTGAAAATCGTTTCGAACGATTGCTGATGTTCATAGAAAGGGGCGGCAGGTAACTTAATGGAAATCCAGATAAAGAAAATCGCGAAAAGTTGTGCAATGAACCCTGTCAGAACGGTTCTTCTAGCTGCTTCTTTTCCATAGGCTTCCGTTATGACATCTAGGAGCGGATAGGTACAAACGTAAATAAGTGCAGCGGCAGGCAACACAACCCATTCGCCGATACTGAATAATTTTACAGCTAATATATTGGACAAAATCAATAACCCGACAAAAAGTCCATTTAAATAGTAAAGCATAATTGTAACACCTCTTCTTATCGGTTATCGATTTTTTCCGGATACATATCGTGATTCATCATCCGGTGTTCCGCCATCTGTTCGTACTTCGTAGCAGGTTTCCCATAGTTGCAATAAGGGTCAATCGATAAGCCACCACGCGGAGTAAATTTCCCCCAAACTTCGATATAACGCGGTTCAATCAGCTTGATCAAATCATTCATAATAATGTTGACGCAGTCTTCATGGAAATCGCCATGATTTCG
This window encodes:
- a CDS encoding queuosine precursor transporter — translated: MLYYLNGLFVGLLILSNILAVKLFSIGEWVVLPAAALIYVCTYPLLDVITEAYGKEAARRTVLTGFIAQLFAIFFIWISIKLPAAPFYEHQQSFETIFSAGFRVTIASLVAYLISQNLDVIIFDKLKKRHGTKKLWVRNNASTMVSQLVDTTIFISIAFYGTMPLSILIGMIFSQYIFKFIVAILDTPIVYALVALCNRTEKKANLNRVTVHN
- a CDS encoding PAS domain-containing sensor histidine kinase, whose protein sequence is MPNSCVLHEDKGLMTGNAYVEKLIFSLTKSGVILNASRDFCTISVEKIPSIIGTSIYEFVHEDDRPLFIERINESYGASLIPFTFRFTKSKWSFLPFYVNMCSWISHNEVHIQAIPIFETSAYTSVERALIDKEITVFDITDGAAINYTFDGTVTGVNDAYVELFGWTKEELEGKEASIIPDFLLYEFIEIKERLENGEKVVQLNTVRITKNGLMLPVNIKVLADYDDDGMVRSVFALLRKLEETLEMKAFVEKQLGNILQQEVLIKDITRNSEFGICQFDVEKGMYLYVSPGIERLIGIPVLDLMKDPALFVSTCHPDDKIELFRFYEELSKETTEIEYRVVNKDEKICWIRTKITPVIDGVGEVMRYVSITQDISKLKMQDELLRKWDMLHIVGQLSASFAHQVRNPLTTIKGFIQLLPMGPENTFGSIMTEELSKIELIIEEFLQLAKPSNGTGFTTTSIYNEITRTIALMEKEAMLNNISFNMKLNAKDQFIHCESKQIQQVFINLMKNSIDAMPNGGVITISTVAAEGRVVKVTLSDTGIGIPPERLSKLGEPYYSLKEKGTGLGLMVSYKIIENHHGSIQFKSKEGFGTTVEISLPISVPAS
- the recQ gene encoding DNA helicase RecQ — translated: MVQIEKALSILTTYFGYPSFRTGQEQVIRSVMSYQDTLCVMPTGGGKSVCYQVPALVMEGTVLVISPLISLMKDQVDALHQAGIPAAYINSSMSSEEYFETMERAVLGEYQLLYVAPERLDSPSFKNQLRRMTVPMVAIDEAHCISQWGHDFRPSYRNISSIVSLFDKKPVLLALTATATPAVREDICRQLGIREDNTVMTGFERANLTFSVVKGQDREKFVKEYVRKNEGEAGIIYAATRKAVDHVHDILQKSGVSVAKYHAGLGDIERQSGQDRFLNDEASVMVATNAFGMGIDKSNIRYVIHYQMPKNMESYYQEAGRAGRDGLDSACTVLFSSQDVQTQRFLIDQSQDPNRIPAELEKLQSMIDYCHTETCLQKFIILYFGETDVKNCGRCANCTDTRESTDVTEDVQKVLSCVIRMGQRFGKAMIAQVLTGSRNKKVIEFGFDKLTTYGLMKGRSAKDISDFIEFIISESYLGVENGQFPTIYVSEQGKDVLTGKVVVNRKVTVITMQVANDDPLFDQLRALRMKLAQEAGVPPFVVFSDKTLRDIAARMPVTNDDFLEVSGVGLAKLERYGEPFMEEIKNFQTQNV